In Cottoperca gobio chromosome 19, fCotGob3.1, whole genome shotgun sequence, the genomic window CTTTGGTGATGGTCAgatttaacaatgttttttttaattaggtaTTCATCAATAAATTCCTGCAACATTCATTTGCATAAACCAGATCAATCTTCATTCCCACCAAAGATAAGCACGACCCCTCCTCATGTCCTTCCCTTTCCAAAGTCTCTCAACGCCATCTTTCATTTACATTAAATGTGCCTAAATAAATACGTAAATGGCAATAAATTAGGTGTCAGTAAGTAGTTAGTAGTAGATGAAAATCCATCCCATCATTCAACAGCTGGACAAACAGTACAGTATTTCAGAGTGTTTTCAGACCTGTGGGATTTTCATCAAAGATATggcactgtttttttttttgttaacattttcaatgctgAATCATAAGCACAAAATCAAACATCATTCCAAAAATCgacaaaagtacaaaaagaaTTTCCCTGGTAAACAAATAGCCTATTTTAGCAAGCAGAGCTAAATAAACTAGTGTCACTTTGTTCACAGCATTCTCTAATGCAGATGCAGTTGGTTTACAAATcaagtaaaaagaagaaaagtaataATTGCTCCTTCCCTCCCGCAAACTCTGTAAAATTGCATGGCACACGtgcaaaacattacatttctaagttttaaaaaaaagaaagaaatcaaagaAAACTTGTTCcagaaaagcaataaataaGCCTCCATAGGTGTAAGCCTCTGGGGAGTAAAACATccattagtttgttgttttatttttttctagatgaaaataaaataggTCTTTCCAACATACAGTATGACCACTCATCATACGTCCTCTGGCTGTTGTCCTCCTTCTCAAAAGTCCCACACTGCAGTGTTTATTATCCATCCAGTCTCCCTGCGTACAGTATAAGTCCTGTTGTAGAGCCACAAACAGAAAGCCACAAAAATATGGATCCAGCATCGATGGCCCCTGCTGTTCTTTCAGATATGCATTGCAGCAAAAAAAGTCCAGTCGTATCCGTATTAATGGAGGGGACGTGGTGTTGGCATTCCAAAGAGCCAGAGATTGCAGCCGGGGGGGGGCCTGTCTGTCCGTGATGCATGAAGAAAGCCAGTCAGGCGATGGCCCTCGCCCTCCTGCAGTAGGCAGCACATCACATGGTCAAACAGTCAGAAGGTCACTGGTAGGCTGCCGCAGCATTAGTCCTCTCCACATTCATTGCTGTAGATGTACGCTTCCTTttctaatgtttattttgtctgaattgtttttttaagattttCAGTATTtcatatagagatatatctgtACGTTAGCAAAGGATTCACCCAAGTCTggcacttttctttgtttctataTCATTGTCAAAAAAAGCTTTCATTCTCAGGTTTACAGAAAACCCATCCATCACTCTCGTTTGAATATAGAATTTGGCCTCGACAATTACATGTCTTCAAGAGTCAAAAACCCCTGTGTCACATTTTTAGGTGACCTTTGCAAATGTTATCCCTCAAacacaatgcaaacattttaaatctgtcCCCCTCCAGAGTTCAACATTCAGTCTTAATGTCAAATGCTTCCTAATTGGCCTAGTCCCGCTTCAGTTTGGACAATAATAAATAGATAGCATTACAAACAATCTTTCAAACTTGTCAAAATGCCAGACTGGAGTTTGCCCCACCTCCCCTCTGCTCCCCCCCAGCATCCCCTCACCGGTCCAGGCCGATGAGCAGGcggctcctctcctcctccttctggcTTTCGTTCTTCAGGTCTGCGAACACCTGAGTGAAGTAGTGCGGGTCAGAGTTGATCTGCAGCATCTTTGCGCTCATCAGGTTGATGATGGACAGGCAGCGGTCCCAGAAGGTCTCCTTGGAGCTCTCCACCAGGAAGGGCTTGAGAGGGTAGGAGATCTCGTTGCCCATGTAGGAGTAAGACAGGTAGAGGCAGGTGAGCAGCACGGCCTGCAGCTCGTGCTCCGTGGCCACCTCGGAGGAGACCACATCACGGCACAGCATGTAGACGAAGACCACGTTAGCAGGGGTGATGAAGCCCTGGTCCTGCCAGCCCTGGAGCAGCAGGGAGCGGTCCACGCTGcgcagccacagcaccgggtcAGTGGGGGACAAGTGTTTCAGCCGGTAACAACGCCGGCACAGAAACTCCCCGAGGCAGCGCAGCAGCTCACTGGTGGAGGCCTGAACAATGACTCTCTTGGGGGTCCCGGGGGCCACATTGGAGTTGGTCAGAGGGGCCTTCTTGACAGACGATACTGTGTTGTTGGAGGTCTTGGTGAGCGCTGGAGTGCTCTGGTCCTGGGCAAAGGTGGACAGGTTAGCGCATGACTGTGACTTCTTCAGGTTTTCGTTGTTCAGCTGGGTGACATTGTTCTGGTAGTTGCCGTTGGGCTGCACCTTCTTGGAGCCTTTCTTCTTGGCTGACACCGCTACAATCCGCTTCCATGGGAGCACGTTGATGAGCGAGTGGCGTTTCAGGTTCTTGTCTTTGGCGTTCTTGCTGTTCTGAACAGCTGTGTAGTGGCCCACAGTGGCCGGTCCATCGTCAAAGAGGGCCGCCTTTCGGTAGCTAGGGGACAAAGACAGCACGGTTCCCATGGTGACTGTGGAGAGGCGTCCAGGGGCTTTAGCCGCACTGGGTCAGAAGAGGGTCTGCCAGGGGAGATCCTCAGGGTCTCAAAGCCTATGCTTCTGGGAGCTGGGAGTCCCGGGCTACAGGCTGCCGCTGGGCATCTAAGGCCTGGCAGAAAATGGTCctgtgagcagttctctgaggggATCAAAATCACTTCGACTGAAACCGACTCTGTTGGATTTCAGCTCTCTGTGTGCGTCTCCTGATGGCCACTGCAGGAAGCAGAAAACATCAATAATCAGAAATATAATCGGTGAAGGATCAGTTACCTTTAGATTATCCATGGGTATCTAGAAACATATATTTGATCTCATATAATGTAATTCTTCTTGCATATGATAATGCCACCGTTATCACTCCTGTAATGTTCTCCTGAATGTGTGCCTGAGTGGTTTATCTGACTGTGCCTCCTGCTTGTAAGCAGTATTGATTTGACTCAGTAAGTGGTGGGATGAATCAGTATAGCTTATACTAATTAATTCAAACAGTATAGATCCCTGCTTTCTGCAAATGATCAATGTCATCAGCATCCtaacattataaacatgttGGTGTGAAATTGTGCTGCAGCTTATATTCATCTGCAATCGagcatacagaaaaataatacaatttggGATTGTGCATCAAAGGAATTCTACTCCAAATGTGATTGAAATGGATCCTATATGGTAAATATATGAGCGTTTTATAATGAGAGAGACATATTTTATGGGCAATGGCCGACGAGTCACCACGCGCCACCCCTCTCACTAAAATGGAAGACATACTGTAAACGTAAACACCTTAATAACAGGTGAAGGTCGCGTCTGATGCATATACAGTAGGATCCGGCGAATTTAATCACACATCCAAGGTCATATAATACACCACCTCCATTAAAACTAGATAAACAAACAGATGTATGATCCTTTTTTTACCCAACATATTTTCATCCTCGCTGCAGTATCTATATATACGACCGTCGATGGATCGACTTTGCTCGCTTGCGCAGGATCCAAGCTGCTCGATCCTTCATTCCATCACCTCTTATCAATCTGATCCATCAATGGCGAAGGAATTCCAAAACATGAGCTATTAATGTGTTTTCACTGTACTAAAATGAAAGCATGTATTGGGCTTCTTGTTGTGTGATAAGGGGTTGTGTACATCGGGTactctccatggtgctgaaactgTGCGTCTGCGTCGAAACGAAAATGCTGGCCATGATAGGCGGTGGCTTAGAGATGAAGTGAATCCTCTTATTTTCCTCCTATCTGTTTATATCTCACAATGTGTCGCTTCatttaactgtatataactTCACGTTCCAATTTCTTTCAATTTCTTGCCAGATTTTCCTAATTATATAGCTGCGCATCCACTGTTTCCTGCGCCGTAAGGATCTATAAATCTGTACAATGTGAACTCCTGCACTTTCAGCACCAATATGttccaaaatgaaaagaaactcACCAGATTTCCTGCTCAATGAGAATATAATTGCGCTGTACCGACGATGCTCCGCGTCCCGAGCCTGTTTTTCCTCACAAGACGCGTTAAAAGCATATAACCATCTCAGAGAATAGAAATGCAACCAAGAAAATAATCCGAGccgaggcaaaaaaaaaaaagcaagcgGTGGACGAACAGCCTGGTGTCGGCGGTGCGCAGACGATGGTAGGCAGTTGTGGAATGGATGCTTAGATGAAGATGTGCTCCTGGTCCTCCTTGGCCGTGAGATGCGGATGCTGCGAGGgctgatgttgtgttgtgtcatTGACTTGGTGAGGATGGTTGACGCAAAGGCGGTGGTGGGGCGCCGCCCTGCGCTCTGTGCGCGGTGCTGTCTCTCCGCCTGTAGCCACGCACAGCATGCAGGCGCTCATACAAACTCAACCCAATGAACTCTGAGGATGTTTTTGCTTATGACATTGATAGCACCAATCAACCCATTCAACGGCGTCGATAAGCACTAGTTGGGAGGCAAGTCCTATAGAAGCCTTTTACTGAGTATAAGACCTTTGTATTACATTGTGCAGTTTTAATCCCCGAATCGGCTTTTACAATACTCTTTTATATGTTCCTACAGTCCTCTGGTGGGGGCTTGCCTGTTTACGTGGTATTCTATTATGAGATAGGGTCAGACCAATGCATAATTTTTGCCATTTTGGTAGATATTGCTGCTTTATTCAGTTTTGGATATCAGCCATCCATTATCAATATGATGGAGATTCCCtttatacacagacacaaagccaTAAACACATGACAACAggtttttctttaatatattttccatttattGTTCAAGTATTATATATTAAGACCTGGACAGAGTTATGGGTTTGTTCttgatgctgcagtttaatTAGCCTATGGTTTCATATTGTGTCCCATTATCAAGACAATGTTGGCAGACAAATATTGGCTTTGGGGAAGCATTTAGGAATGCAtcttataaaaaatgaaatgcatgaTTTTTAAACCAATGATTCATATGGTGCTGATATAACCCTTTTGGCCACTCTTTTGTTGGCCTTTTTCTAGGGAGTTCAGAAGGGTAATTACAGTAGGCCTATATGCCAATTATCGATTTGTTCTTTtcagaatattaaaaacaaataatgtggTGATCCCAAGAGTATTGCCTAGTATAGTCAGTATGTATAAATTAATGTTGTTTAGGCTATACATCCTctgcaatgagtaacactgcatGGAATCTTTAAATCAGGATAAGCCTATATTGTCCTGCTACCCaattttaaaacaacataatttcacaagttaaatgaaaaacacacaaacaaatcaaatgtgtaCGAAAAGGACCCTCTGATACATGTTTACAacccttttttttatatgactacatttcccatatgCCTTTAAATCCCAACATGCAAATTACACGCTGACGTCACATACGTTAGGTAACGTAGTCCCAGCACGTAATTTTCATTCAAGCAGCATTTGAATAAGGAAGATGGCGGCTGCAGCAGTGGTTGAATTTCAGAGAGCCCAGTCTCTCATTAGCACGGACCGCAACGCCTCTATCGACATTCTCCATTCAATAGGTAGGTGTTCGGCCGAGGTTTTGAGATGGACACTATTCCTCTAACCACCGTCATTTTCTGTTTCTCGGCCAGTGCTCAGGCAGCGAGTTTAGCGTGCTAGCTAGTGGCGTTCAATAGCAAGAGCCGGTGGTGTGCCGTGCTGACTCACTGTTGAACGGTGGGTAACGGCAACTGCTAGTGGatgttagctagttagctcGTTAGCAACTTTGCTAACTTTAGGCCTGGGCGTGAAATATGTTAGTAGTTATCAGTAATGTTATGCTTTTTATAGTGTAGTTGGGTCTTGTGTTGTCATTGACCACAGTTTCTAAGCTAACTACCATTAGCTCCAATTAAGACTGTCATGTTAGCATGATTGCTGTTGAGGCTAACGTCTTTAGCTTGTTGTCAAAAGCCTTTAACCCATTTCGTCAACACAGTGAAAGGCAGCTCTCTGACCCTGAAATAAACTGCTACCTATCTTGATAATGGTACATGTATTGCTAATTGGCcatggtttgtttgtgtgttaatggTTTCTTAAATACACGAGCATATGGAAATTGCATACCGATATAAGTTACTGTAAACAGGTCTTACATTTCTCATAGGCATTACTGTCCTCAAATTGCCTTGTCACTACAGTCCACTAGCTGTCAAACTATACGGCCACAGTTAATAATCctctaaaaatacaaatgtgacatTAATTTTGTTCTCAGTAGTTGGGtaaattaatgtattagtaatttGAGTAACGTTACTTAAATTTTGATTCCTctaagtcatttatcaagcaaaattTTTTTAAGGAAAAATACTTTGGGACCTGGAACATAGACTAAACAATATGTTCATACATTATTAGTTGCATCCATAGTTGTCAGATCAGTGTGTGGACAATTTTCACAATATAATTCAGatgatgtaaataaaacaaatcacgTGaccataaatcaaatcaaaaaccaTAAAATCCTACTTAGTCAGATTGTGGTTTCCAAAGCTTAAAAGGTCCAAGGCTCACACTAATTAAATGAGTGTCTCACTTTGGCACCCAcactatttaaaatgtacaaattgcATCAAGTGaggttaaaataagtaaatcGGTTTCTGATGTCAACTTGTTGCCATTCTGCAACAGTGAGGAGAGATGTCCAAGAGAACGATGAAGAAGCTGTCAGGGTTAAAGAACAGAGCATTCTGGAGCTGGGGACACTTCTGGCCAAGACAGGACAGGCTGCAGGTAATGGTCCAACTTTGATGTCAATTCTGTGTCcgtttttacttttcatgtaAGCCTACAAACAACCTAATTAACTTTTGTTATGTTATATTTCCACTCTCTGaaataatgttctttttttgtggCTGTTTCCAGAGCTAGGGGGTCTGCTGAAATTTGTGAGGCCTTTTCTGATTTCCATCAGCAAGGCGAAGGCGGCCCGGCTGGTCCGCTCTCTGTTGGATCTCTTTCTTGACATGGAGGCAGCAACAGGACAGGAGGTTGAGCTGTGCCTTGAATGCATTGAATGGGccaagacagagaagagaacctTCCTACGACAGGCTCTGGAGGTAAAGAAATCTAGAAGTGCAATATATGCAAATTAGGTGTTGTATGCTGAGTTTAATGACATTGTGTGGGCAGGCTATCAAAGGTTTTTGCAATAACTTATAGCTCAACAATTATGCTCTTAGAggtttattatttgtatttgacaCCTTGATGCTGATGTGGCAGAAATATAGCAAACAACCAATCTCCAACAGCTGGTGTATTTGTCCTCTCACCTAAGCTTGGTTAGCGCCAACATACAACACCCATTATGATTTAATGATAGTGAAAACAAAAGCGATATCGCCCAACATAAATAGCAGCTGTGTGAGGGATCAAATTTAACATGTCCTGACTCATGGAGTGGGAGACGCTGTGATTCAAACAGATTATGGTGGAGTGTTTGGTTGTAAGTAGATCTGCAACACCTCCACTGTGGCATCCCTTTAGGTTAAAACTAGGGCTGACCACTTGATTAGGAGTTTTATCGAAATCGCAATATGGACTAGTGCAATATCCAAACTGCAGGAGgtgcaatatttgttaaaggctAAGTAGGTGCTGCAGAGATATCCCCGACACAGATCCTCACAAGAAATCACATGATGATCCTTTAAATAATTAGTTAAAACCATGAAGACAGGAAACTTGAATGTAATAACAAGTTGCtaatacactatactatactatatactatctATGATGACATCACCCTTCTTTAACTGCCAAAATAGGCTTTGTGGCTAAATGACTGCCAGCAGGTACACACTCGCAGCCAGGAATATCTGGAGCTTTTGGCTTGATTACAAAATAAAGGATCAACAAGATTTTATATTGCTTCTATGTGGCCTataaagtgaagaagaaaactaTGTAATAAACCTGTATATGAATGAGTGAAAGCTAAGAGGGACGCTCTTCAGACAGGCCATGGTTTGCCTCAGGATACACATGAGTTATGTGATGGGagtaataaaaatgaaactttGTTAATAGCACTATGTGCTCAGGCTGAGAGAGAAGTCCTCATGTTATGTACTAAGATAAGATCCACCTTTTAAAATAGTTATCTGTAGACAACAACAATACATAATGTGAGATATGTCATGAAGTTTTTAATCCATCCAAAACATGAGTCAATCTGGTGAACATCAGATTTGTGTGTCACCCTTCTTAAAACAAAGGCCGAAAGTTTattttcagactttttttttgcaCCTTTTTACACATGTCTTGTCTTCCACCAGGAGCCCTCGGCAGGCAATAATGTCACATGGCTTCAGAATGCTGCATTTCTAGTAAAATGATAAGAAGTAATTCTAGGAAATGTAGGACTTGTTTTTAGCACATTCTTCCAAGAAGTGTGTGAGTGGCATTTCAACATATTGCCATTTGCCATGAATTGCTTCATAATAGTTGGCATTTAGAAGAGCCACAAGACTAGCTAAAACGTGCCTAATCCATCATGTGGACCAAAATGTCAGTGAAATCTTTTTATGTTCGTAGAGCGTGATttaatcagtattattatttttttggttCTTTCTGCTCAGGGACTTGAGATGGAAATGAGCTATATACATCTCTTGTCTTTGTATGAGATTCgggattgtttgtttttgtcgctgaccattaaatgtaataaacttAATGTGTGCGTTCCGATCCTGAtatctatcaaatgtttttagaaGAAAATGTTGATGTGTATAATGAAAAGGTTATATCAGTTTGTTACTTATTGAAATGTTAAGGAATTAGCAATATTAGCACATATTCAAAAACCGAGATCCATGCTCGGGCTTCCTAATGCCGAGTAGGTCAAAGCTaagttttgtttctgttataACTGATGTCCTTGTCTTCCAGGTCCATGGTGCATGTTTCAGCTTTTGTACAAGGCAATAGATTGTCACAGCTGAGCTCTGCTTATCTAATGGCACTCTCTCTTCTTTCAGGCACGACTGATCTCACTCTATTTTGACACCAAAAGATACCCGGAGGCCTTGGCGCTTGGTGAGTGTTTATAGAGAAGAAACTGGAAGCATCTGTCTTCTGCTTCAGAGACTTGAAGGAAAGGCAGGCtttgctataataataatgatgacatACTACACAGATGATATCTAGTTCaccaagaaacacaaacacttaaaaatatatttgtattcttgtaATCTTATTCCATTAAGAGTAACAAATATGTGCTGAATTGACTAAAATAGTTTATAAACAAAGGGGTTTCCAAAGCAGTAAGACACGTTTTTACTTTCAATGAGAGAAGAAAGAACATCAAATATCAGCACTATATTTAGTACAATAGTTGTACATTTACTGAGTGTTGTAGAAGGTTATTGCAACAGTTAATGTGCATGACAGCAACTCTCATTCATTCTCTTCTCTCCAGGCACCCAGTTGCTCCTGGAGCTTAAAAAGATGGATGACAAAGCTCTTCTGGTCGAGGTGCAGCTGCTTGAAAGTAAGACGTACCACGCTCTCAGTAATCTTCCCAAGGCCCGCTGCAGCCCTCACCTCAGCCAGGACCACCGCCAACGGCATCTACTGTCCTCCAAAGCTCCAGGCAGCTCTGGACATGCAGTCAGGTCAGATGTGTTCGCTATTCTCACTTgctaagagtgtgtgtgtgtgtgtgtgtgtgtgtgaacacaatATTGCAGATaacagttttaattatttatattattaatatgacatacatacatacatacatatataacattgaAAATAATTTTTGCACTAGAATTTATTGCTATTTGACAGCTTTACCATCTGgtactttcttttttgtgtAGGAAAAACAACTTTTGGTAATAACATTTTGACGTTTTTGCCCGGCTACGGGTTCACAagtgtattataataatagtagAATACATTTTTTGATTATTCTGATCGGTTTTGTTTGCAGCAAGATGAGACATTCCCTGTTGTCTAcctcattttctcttttgatACTACCACTAGGGGGTGCCATACAAATCTGAGATGTGTGCATTATTTCAAATTCTAAATAGTGtgttattatttacaaaatattaaaaatggtttaatatattataatcaaTATGACACAAAACCATCCATGAAGAAACTCCTTAACAGTTTGAAAAAGGTATATCTGGCGCATTCTTCAGTGACTTGGCTCAATTTATGCTGATAACCATCAAAGtcacacagtttgtgtttacagtgaatgcAGATGAGCTGTTAGGAAGGATCATGTCATTGTTATTCATGACTTTACAACACAGTGTGAACTGGAAAAAAGAGAAGCCGCTTATGGCTAATTCCTCTGGAACTTCCAACGTTTTGATTGTGGTCCTTCCTTGTTAGGCAACAGCAAGTGAAAACCAGCACACGGTGGTTTTAACATTTCGTACAATGTTTGTTTCCAGCCCAGCGAGTTTCTCCAGTTGTAGTTGGTATTTCACGGTGGATGAGGTGGTTTGTTTTGACCACAGATGGTAACTAACTGTCATGCTGTGTCATCGCTGTTGCAGGGATCATCCACGCAGCAGAGGAGAAGGACTGGAAGACGGCCTACTCCTACTATTTTGAGGCCTTCGAGGGCTACGACTCCATTGACAGCCCCAGAGCCGTCACGGCACTCAAATACATGCTTCTGTGCAAAATTGTCCTCAAAGTGTGAGTACAGCTTAAAAGTCAATGCTTTACTGTTTGAGCTTCCATTACTTTCACAAACACATGGTGCCTTTCAAATCATTAACATTACTGAgtttatatattgtaatattaatTTCTCTGTTACTTTACTGTTTCAGACCAGAGGAGGTTCAAACCCTGAGCAGTGGTAAACTGGGCTTGCGATATGCCGGCCGAGAGGCAAgtgccaattattttctactTGTAAAAGATTTGTTGAAACTTTTGACAAATATCAATTGTTTTTCCTGAatattgctgctgttacacacaAAAAAGAGTGAATCCTTAATGAGGATACATACTATTTGAACtaactaaattaaaatgatctcTGTTGTACTTACTAgatctctttttttaatgcaggtTTCTGTAGCATgacctttttatcttttttgttCTCCATCCAGACAGATGCACTGAAATGTGTCGCCCAGGCCTGCAAGAACAGATCATTAGCAGACTTTGAAAAGGTAAGAGTCCTTTCAGTCCTATCAAATCTCTGTTAATGGATTCATGCAGATAAGTTggttaatatataatacattatgcACAATGCAAACGATTTTCTATAAAACTTCCACACAAATTGCCTGACTGTTagagttttaaagttttaaaagttttttttaagtaaaatttGTGCGTCTTCCAGGCCCTAACGGAGTACAGAGCAGAACTGAGGGACGATCCCATCATCACCACTCACATGGCCATGCTGTATGAcaacctgctggaacaaaacctCATCCGAGTCATTGAACCCTTTTCCAGAGTGCAGGTAAGTGCATGCTAAGCCTCACTTTATAAAGGAAACTTGATGCATTTATTACCAGGACCTAAATCTTTACATTTACTTGTATCTCAAGTTATTTGCACATAAATATGTAGAAAGAACATCTTGAGGCCTATTTGGATATGTTTTATTGTAACTATTGCCACAGTATATACGCCCATGATTTATTTTGCTCTCTGCAAACTCACATTCCTTGCTGTTAAATGCCCAGTGATAATCTTACCGGTATCATGTATTCTGTCCctcaatgtattttaatgtataaaGGGTTTATTTTTATCGGTCTTCCTCAAGAGCTtatgctttttaatttaatttgccTCTGCTTCTGTTTTCAGATAGAACACATATCAGGTCTTATCAAACTGTCTAAGGTATGCATGTTTGTTTACTTAACACATTTTTCATTAGAGTTAAACTATCATCTATACCTCTAAAGTGTGggttttattattcatttcttttcttaTAGGGGGATGTTGAGAGGAAATTATCGCAGATGATTCTGGACACAAAGTTTCATGGTAATTGGAAttgtctgtatatatacaccTCAAAGACAGAGCAAGAGTCTTcagtatactgtattatatttttGTGACACATTGTTTTGCAGGAATCCTTGACCAAGGCGAAGGTGTCTTGATCATATTCGATGAGCCCCCAGTGGACAAAACATACGAAGCAGCCTTGGAAACAATTCAGAACATGAGCAAAGTTGTGGATT contains:
- the cdk5r1b gene encoding cyclin-dependent kinase 5 activator 1b isoform X1, producing the protein MGTVLSLSPSYRKAALFDDGPATVGHYTAVQNSKNAKDKNLKRHSLINVLPWKRIVAVSAKKKGSKKVQPNGNYQNNVTQLNNENLKKSQSCANLSTFAQDQSTPALTKTSNNTVSSVKKAPLTNSNVAPGTPKRVIVQASTSELLRCLGEFLCRRCYRLKHLSPTDPVLWLRSVDRSLLLQGWQDQGFITPANVVFVYMLCRDVVSSEVATEHELQAVLLTCLYLSYSYMGNEISYPLKPFLVESSKETFWDRCLSIINLMSAKMLQINSDPHYFTQVFADLKNESQKEEERSRLLIGLDRRARAIA
- the cdk5r1b gene encoding cyclin-dependent kinase 5 activator 1b isoform X2, with the translated sequence MGTVLSLSPSYRKAALFDDGPATVGHYTAVQNSKNAKDKNLKRHSLINVLPWKRIVAVSAKKKGSKKVQPNGNYQNNVTQLNNENLKKSQSCANLSTFAQDQSTPALTKTSNNTVSSVKKAPLTNSNVAPGTPKRVIVQASTSELLRCLGEFLCRRCYRLKHLSPTDPVLWLRSVDRSLLLQGWQDQGFITPANVVFVYMLCRDVVSSEVATEHELQAVLLTCLYLSYSYMGNEISYPLKPFLVESSKETFWDRCLSIINLMSAKMLQINSDPHYFTQVFADLKNESQKEEERSRLLIGLDR
- the psmd11b gene encoding LOW QUALITY PROTEIN: 26S proteasome non-ATPase regulatory subunit 11B (The sequence of the model RefSeq protein was modified relative to this genomic sequence to represent the inferred CDS: deleted 1 base in 1 codon), with translation MAAAAVVEFQRAQSLISTDRNASIDILHSIVRRDVQENDEEAVRVKEQSILELGTLLAKTGQAAELGGLLKFVRPFLISISKAKAARLVRSLLDLFLDMEAATGQEVELCLECIEWAKTEKRTFLRQALEARLISLYFDTKRYPEALALGTQLLLELKKMDDKALLVEVQLLESKTYHALSNLPKARAALTSARTTANGIYCPPKLQAALDMQSGIIHAAEEKDWKTAYSYYFEAFEGYDSIDSPRAVTALKYMLLCKIVLKVPEEVQTLSSGKLGLRYAGRETDALKCVAQACKNRSLADFEKALTEYRAELRDDPIITTHMAMLYDNLLEQNLIRVIEPFSRVQIEHISGLIKLSKGDVERKLSQMILDTKFHGILDQGEGVLIIFDEPPVDKTYEAALETIQNMSKVVDSLYNKAKKLT